A genomic window from Triticum urartu cultivar G1812 chromosome 7, Tu2.1, whole genome shotgun sequence includes:
- the LOC125519676 gene encoding serine/threonine-protein phosphatase 2A activator has protein sequence MSNPESTPQAAASSTSPPSHAGHIHTPLCRSCGAPAAAPAPAPWTGDSPPPAYRPIRMPAINAPTNTAAIVLSPVPQPLPVPPASPPFAFQAPAKRIASPDDIARFKDSTHGRHFLGFVASLSASVHGRKLSDPLPSPPSPAVSALLDLISALSAFVASTPPFPHSSRYGNPAFRLWHEKLGDSVNELIAPITATAASPSDLAGAEVELAPYLLDSFGNGTRIDYGTGHETNFAAFLYCLARLGLITEPDYPAVVLRVFASYLDLMRTLQDTYLLEPAGSHGVWGLDDYHFLPFVFGAAQLIDHKYMKPKSIHNPDILENFSKEYMYLACVMYVKKVKKGPFAEHSPMLDDISAVPNWKKVNSGLLKMYKAEVLEKVPIMQHFLFGSLIKWED, from the coding sequence ATGTCCAACCCCGAATCGACCCCCCAAGCCGCCGCGTCGTCCACCTCGCCTCCCTCCCACGCCGGCCACATCCACACCCCGCTCTGCCGCTCCTGCGGCGCGCCCGCCGCGGCGCCCGCCCCCGCCCCCTGGACCGGGGACTCCCCGCCGCCCGCCTACCGCCCCATCCGCATGCCGGCCATCAACGCGCCCACCAACACCGCCGCCATCGTCCTCTCCCCGGTCCCGCAGCCCCTGCCGGTgccgcccgcctcgccgcccTTCGCCTTCCAGGCCCCTGCCAAGCGCATCGCGTCCCCCGACGACATCGCCCGCTTCAAGGACTCCACCCACGGCCGCCACTTCCTCGGCTTCGTCGCCTCGCTCTCCGCCTCCGTGCACGGCCGCAAGCTCTCCGACCCGCTCCCCTCCCCTCCCTCCCCCGCCGTCTCCGCCCTCCTCGACCTCATCTCCGCGCTCTCCGCCTTCGTCGCCTCCACCCCGCCGTTCCCGCACAGCTCCCGCTACGGGAACCCCGCCTTCCGCCTCTGGCACGAGAAGCTCGGCGACTCCGTCAACGAGCTGATCGCCCCCATCACAGCCACCGCCGCGTCCCCCTCGGACCTGGCCGGCGCCGAGGTCGAGCTCGCGCCGTACCTCCTCGACTCCTTCGGCAACGGCACCCGCATCGACTACGGCACGGGGCACGAGACCAACTTCGCCGCCTTCCTCTACTGCCTGGCCCGGCTCGGGCTCATCACCGAGCCCGATTACCCCGCCGTCGTGCTACGGGTGTTTGCTTCCTACCTCGACCTCATGCGCACGCTGCAGGACACGTACCTGCTGGAGCCTGCGGGCTCGCACGGCGTCTGGGGGCTAGATGATTACCATTTCCTGCCCTTTGTGTTTGGGGCTGCACAACTGATTGATCACAAGTACATGAAACCCAAGTCGATCCACAACCCGGATATCTTGGAGAACTTCTCGAAGGAGTACATGTACCTGGCGTGCGTCATGTATGTGAAAAAAGTGAAGAAGGGGCCCTTTGCGGAGCATTCACCGATGTTGGATGATATCAGCGCGGTGCCGAACTGGAAGAAGGTGAACAGTGGGCTGCTCAAGATGTACAAGGCTGAAGTGCTTGAGAAGGTGCCCATCATGCAGCATTTCCTCTTTGGCTCACTTATCAAATG
- the LOC125519677 gene encoding protein EXORDIUM-like 2, with amino-acid sequence MGDRKTASLLPLLCLFSLLVAAAAPRCAAYSPRTLFLVKPDPIVLRDHGGALLTGNLTVKVNVLYYGRFAPAQRAVVADFVRSVSAPAPRGAAEPSVASWWRTVSLYRGGGARLRLGRELLDERMSLGRSLSLENVTALARGAGHHRGAITAVLTAPDVLVAPFCMSRCGAHDHATAGAHGRARYAYLWVGNPAQQCPGQCAWPFHRPSYGPQAPPLVPPSGDVGTDGMVISLAALLAGTVTNPYGDGYYQGNDADGAGPEAATACAGIFGSGAYPGYTGRLLVDRATGASYNAVGLSGRKYLLPALWDPTTSQCRTLV; translated from the coding sequence ATGGGCGACCGCAAGACGGCGTCGTTGCTGCCACTGCTCTgcctcttctccctcctcgtcgcCGCCGCGGCGCCGCGGTGCGCGGCGTACAGCCCGCGGACGCTGTTCCTGGTGAAGCCCGACCCGATCGTGCTCCGGGACCACGGCGGCGCGCTGCTCACGGGGAACCTCACGGTCAAGGTCAACGTCCTCTACTACGGCCGCTTCGCACCGGCGCAGCGCGCCGTCGTCGCCGACTTCGTGCGGTCGGTCTCGGCGCCGGCCCCGCGCGGCGCCGCCGAGCCGTCCGTGGCGTCCTGGTGGCGCACCGTCTCGCTGTACCGCGGCGGTGGCGCGCGGCTGAGGCTCGGCCGGGAGCTCCTCGACGAGCGCATGTCGCTGGGCCGGTCCCTCTCGCTGGAGAACGTCACGGCGCTGGCGAGGGGCGCGGGGCACCACCGCGGCGCCATCACCGCCGTGCTCACGGCGCCCGACGTCCTCGTGGCGCCCTTCTGCATGTCCCGGTGCGGCGCCCACGACCACGCCACCGCCGGCGCGCACGGCAGGGCGAGGTACGCGTACCTGTGGGTGGGCAACCCGGCCCAGCAGTGCCCCGGCCAGTGCGCGTGGCCGTTCCACCGGCCGTCGTACGGGCCCCAGGCCCCGCCGCTCGTGCCGCCCAGCGGCGACGTGGGAACGGACGGCATGGTGATCAGCCTCGCCGCGCTCCTCGCCGGCACGGTGACCAACCCCTACGGCGACGGGTACTACCAGGGCAATGATGCAGACGGCGCCGGGCCGGAGGCCGCCACGGCGTGCGCCGGCATCTTCGGGAGCGGCGCCTACCCCGGCTACACGGGGAGGCTGCTCGTGGACCGGGCCACCGGCGCGAGCTACAACGCCGTCGGGCTGAGCGGGAGGAAGTACCTGCTGCCGGCGCTGTGGGACCCGACCACGTCGCAGTGCAGGACGCTGGTGTAG